The following coding sequences are from one Arachis hypogaea cultivar Tifrunner chromosome 7, arahy.Tifrunner.gnm2.J5K5, whole genome shotgun sequence window:
- the LOC112702665 gene encoding root phototropism protein 2 — translation MAASNPNRRQSLAMERTGQWIFSQEIPSDVIVEVGEASYSLHKFMLVAKSNYLRKLIIEAQESDLTKIDLSDIPGGSEIFEKAAKFCYGVNFEITVYNVAALRCAAEFLQMTDDYCDGNLAGRTEDFLTQVGLSNLSAAVAVLKSCRQLLPFADEIKLRSRCIDAVSSKACSEASFPCRSPPNWWTEELAGLDVDSFGEVIAAMKQRGAKTLTLAGALITYTERALRELVRDQTGGRSGGAGVQLSDPGDSSDSDSSSNSRTEQREILQSIVSLFPSEKAAFPINFLCCLLRCAIYLCASSSCKRELEKRISEILEHVTVDDLLVLSFTYDGERLLDLDSVRRIISGFVEKEKSESVFSAGTFREDFSAAMHRVAKTIDVYLAEIAAYADLTISKFNGIAVLIPKNARKVDDDIYRAVDIYLKVHPNLDEIEREKVCSVMDPLKLSYEARVHASQNKRLPVQIVLHALYYDQLKIRSGAEEDRKSSPKTASVTAATTRNQQLHTDVSLVRENEELRSELMKMKMYISDMQKNGPGTTSSGPGPTKKPTFFSAVSKKLGKLNPFKQGSKDTSHIEDMSVDLSKPRRRRFSVS, via the exons ATGGCGGCCTCAAACCCCAATAGAAGACAATCCCTTGCCATGGAGAGAACTGGGCAATG GATATTTTCTCAAGAAATCCCCAGTGATGTTATAGTTGAAGTTGGAGAAGCCAGTTATTCTCTTCATAAG TTCATGCTGGTGGCGAAGAGCAACTACCTCAGAAAGCTGATAATTGAAGCACAGGAAAGTGACCTTACCAAAATTGATCTCTCAGATATTCCCGGAGGTTCCGAGATTTTCGAGAAGGCGGCGAAGTTCTGCTACGGCGTCAACTTTGAGATAACCGTTTATAACGTCGCCGCCCTCCGCTGCGCCGCCGAGTTTCTTCAGATGACTGATGACTACTGCGATGGCAACCTCGCCGGCAGGACAGAGGACTTCCTTACTCAGGTTGGACTATCTAATCTCTCCGCCGCCGTTGCCGTACTCAAATCCTGCCGGCAGCTCCTCCCCTTTGCTGACGAAATCAAACTCCGGAGCCGCTGCATCGACGCTGTAAGCTCCAAGGCCTGCAGCGAGGCAAGTTTTCCATGCCGGTCGCCACCAAACTGGTGGACGGAGGAGCTTGCGGGACTCGACGTGGATTCATTTGGAGAAGTCATCGCCGCCATGAAGCAGCGTGGCGCCAAGACCCTCACCCTCGCCGGTGCGTTGATAACCTACACAGAACGCGCCCTCCGGGAGCTAGTCCGCGACCAGACCGGCGGACGAAGTGGCGGGGCAGGAGTCCAGTTGTCTGATCCTGGCGATTCTTCAGATTCCGATTCTAGTTCCAATTCGAGGACCGAGCAGCGCGAGATTCTCCAATCCATTGTCTCTCTCTTCCCTTCCGAGAAAGCAGCTTTTCCAATCAACTTCCTCTGCTGCCTCCTCCGTTGCGCAATCTACCTCTGCGCCTCAAGCTCCTGCAAGCGCGAGCTCGAGAAGCGGATCTCGGAGATCCTAGAGCACGTGACCGTCGACGACCTCCTCGTGCTCTCGTTCACCTATGACGGCGAGAGGCTTCTCGATCTGGACAGCGTTCGAAGGATAATATCTGGATTCGTGGAGAAGGAGAAGAGCGAGTCGGTGTTCAGTGCCGGTACATTCCGAGAAGACTTCTCTGCCGCGATGCACCGCGTAGCCAAAACCATCGACGTCTACCTCGCCGAAATCGCCGCGTACGCCGATCTCACCATCTCCAAGTTCAACGGCATCGCGGTTCTCATCCCCAAAAACGCGCGAAAAGTCGATGATGACATTTACCGCGCCGTGGATATCTACCTCAAG GTGCATCCGAACCTGGATGAGATTGAAAGGGAGAAAGTGTGTAGCGTGATGGATCCACTGAAGCTGTCATACGAAGCACGCGTGCACGCGTCGCAGAACAAGCGTTTGCCGGTACAGATTGTTCTCCACGCGCTCTACTACGACCAATTGAAGATAAGAAGTGGCGCAGAGGAGGATCGGAAATCATCCCCGAAAACTGCTTCAGTAACGGCAGCGACGACGAGGAACCAGCAGCTGCATACTGACGTGTCACTTGTGAGGGAGAACGAGGAGTTGCGATCGGAgctgatgaagatgaagatgtacATTTCAGATATGCAGAAGAATGGGCCGGGAACGACATCTTCTGGGCCTGGGCCCACCAAGAAGCCCACGTTCTTCTCAGCTGTGTCGAAGAAACTGGGCAAGTTGAATCCGTTTAAGCAGGGCTCTAAGGACACCTCACACATTGAAGATATGTCTGTTGACTTATCCAAGCCCAGAAGACGAAGGTTCTCTGTTTCGTAA